From one Gemmatimonadales bacterium genomic stretch:
- the ada gene encoding bifunctional DNA-binding transcriptional regulator/O6-methylguanine-DNA methyltransferase Ada, with the protein MTPNRSAVDVERAADTRRDPRWTSVVARSAEADGAFFYAVTTTRVYCRPSCPARRPRPEHVRFHPTRADAERAGFRPCKRCRPDRASIVERHVTRVTAVCRLIDGSDGVPPLEELAAHAGMSPFHFHRVFKAVTGVTPRRYAMAQRSARMRRELEASDTVTRAIYRSGYSSNARFYADSTSLLGMTPTDYRAGGANAEIRFAIGECSLGSILVARSRRGVCAIFLGDDPEALGRDLEERFPQATLITGDPAFERLVATVVAFVESPSRGLDLPLDVRGTAFQLRVWEALSRIPAGATATYSEIAAGIGAPRAVRAVSRACGANLLAVAIPCHRVARIGGGLAGYRWGIERKRALLEREAPAPGPTVAAPTRCGR; encoded by the coding sequence ATGACCCCGAACCGATCCGCAGTCGACGTCGAGCGCGCCGCCGACACCCGACGCGACCCACGCTGGACCTCGGTCGTGGCGCGCTCGGCCGAGGCTGACGGCGCGTTCTTCTACGCCGTCACTACGACCCGCGTGTACTGCCGCCCCTCGTGCCCGGCCCGCCGCCCGAGGCCGGAGCATGTCCGCTTCCACCCGACGCGGGCCGATGCCGAGCGCGCCGGCTTTCGCCCGTGCAAGCGGTGCCGGCCGGACCGGGCGTCTATTGTCGAGCGGCACGTGACGCGAGTGACGGCGGTGTGTCGTCTGATCGATGGCTCCGACGGCGTCCCGCCGCTCGAGGAGCTGGCCGCGCACGCGGGCATGAGCCCTTTCCATTTCCACCGCGTCTTCAAGGCCGTGACCGGCGTGACGCCGCGCCGCTACGCCATGGCACAGCGGAGCGCGCGCATGCGGCGCGAGCTCGAGGCGAGCGATACCGTGACGCGCGCCATTTACCGCTCGGGCTACAGCTCCAACGCCCGGTTCTACGCCGACTCCACCTCGCTGCTCGGCATGACGCCGACGGATTACCGCGCGGGTGGCGCCAACGCGGAGATCCGGTTCGCCATCGGTGAGTGCTCGCTCGGCTCGATCCTGGTCGCGCGGAGCCGGCGGGGAGTGTGCGCCATTTTTCTGGGCGACGACCCGGAGGCACTCGGGCGTGACCTTGAGGAGCGCTTTCCGCAGGCCACGCTGATCACCGGCGATCCCGCGTTCGAGCGGCTCGTCGCGACGGTGGTGGCTTTCGTGGAATCGCCGAGCCGCGGGCTCGACTTGCCGCTCGACGTGCGCGGCACCGCGTTCCAGCTGCGCGTGTGGGAGGCGCTGAGCCGCATTCCGGCCGGTGCAACTGCCACGTATAGCGAGATCGCAGCGGGAATCGGCGCGCCGCGCGCCGTACGGGCGGTGTCGCGGGCCTGCGGGGCCAACCTGCTGGCCGTCGCCATACCCTGCCATCGCGTGGCGCGCATCGGCGGCGGCCTGGCGGGGTACCGTTGGGGCATCGAGCGAAAACGCGCGCTGCTCGAGCGCGAAGCACCGGCACCTGGCCCGACCGTGGCCGCTCCGACGCGGTGCGGGCGATGA
- a CDS encoding DinB family protein, whose protein sequence is MNTHQVLARLARAWAELEQSYAGLPEARLLTPGVTGAWSVRDIIAHVTWWEEEALQHLPEIREGRRPPRYSVRFGGIDAFNAMKTDALRDLPLVDVLRKRDEVHARLVDYVRGLPDDLFARETRFRRRLRADTYGHYPIHARAIRAWREASTLR, encoded by the coding sequence ATGAATACGCACCAGGTGCTCGCGCGGCTTGCCCGTGCGTGGGCGGAGTTGGAGCAGTCGTACGCCGGCCTCCCGGAAGCACGGCTGCTCACGCCAGGCGTTACGGGCGCGTGGTCGGTGCGGGACATCATCGCGCACGTGACGTGGTGGGAGGAGGAGGCGCTCCAGCATCTGCCGGAGATCCGGGAGGGCAGGCGGCCGCCGCGCTACTCGGTCCGCTTTGGTGGGATCGACGCGTTCAACGCGATGAAGACCGATGCGCTGCGCGATCTCCCGCTCGTGGACGTGCTCCGGAAGCGCGACGAAGTCCACGCGCGGCTCGTCGACTACGTCCGCGGCCTGCCGGACGACCTGTTCGCGCGGGAGACGCGGTTCCGGCGGCGCCTCCGGGCCGACACGTACGGCCATTACCCGATCCACGCCAGGGCGATCCGGGCCTGGCGCGAGGCATCGACGCTTCGCTAG